The following are encoded in a window of Acidobacteriota bacterium genomic DNA:
- a CDS encoding YtxH domain-containing protein codes for MEDRRWGDRAMYFLIGASIGATVALLFAPRSGQETREFIVGKVKDVREGIKDMYHKGKDKVVHEKEMISHAIQAGKQAYREEKQTKAPKEE; via the coding sequence ATGGAAGACAGAAGGTGGGGAGACCGGGCAATGTATTTCCTGATCGGCGCATCCATCGGCGCCACCGTCGCGCTGCTCTTCGCGCCCCGCTCGGGCCAGGAAACCCGTGAGTTCATCGTCGGCAAGGTGAAAGACGTCCGGGAAGGCATCAAGGACATGTACCACAAGGGCAAGGACAAGGTCGTCCATGAGAAGGAGATGATTTCCCACGCCATCCAGGCCGGCAAGCAGGCTTACCGGGAAGAGAAGCAGACCAAGGCCCCGAAGGAGGAGTAG
- a CDS encoding glycosyltransferase family 9 protein: MRRWSSRADRRDPPRVPFEDLDRVLLVKLRSLGDCVLTTPCLKILKARHPRLRVDVAVEDRFRAVFEGNPLVHRTWPIPWDGRRYFRHRRLRKSLGHGLREAHFDAVLDFSGSMTSRVIMRLTGAPVRAGFGQYHLPHCYTHLVGNPARYFPGEKLHNVQFLAGLLRGLGVELPSPLPPTELHVPEPARRSAADRLSAAGIGDGPLVLVQPTATLASKQWPPERFGEVVRGLHRDRPCRILLTCARHEAGIAREVARAAGEDLPVFDDISLPELAALMERASLFLGCDSGPAHMAAALGRPVCVIFGSSNRDLWHPWGEGHAVISLDLPCNPCPGKQCPQPRPLACILDIPAERVLRAVMEWLPRG; this comes from the coding sequence ATGCGGCGCTGGAGTTCGCGCGCCGATCGCCGGGACCCGCCCCGCGTCCCCTTCGAGGACCTCGACCGGGTGCTCCTCGTCAAGCTCCGCTCCCTGGGGGATTGCGTCCTGACCACCCCCTGCCTGAAGATCCTCAAGGCGCGCCACCCCCGCCTGCGGGTGGACGTGGCGGTGGAAGACCGCTTCCGCGCCGTTTTCGAGGGCAACCCGCTCGTCCACCGGACCTGGCCCATCCCCTGGGACGGGCGCCGCTACTTCCGCCACCGGCGCCTCCGGAAGTCCCTCGGCCACGGTCTGCGGGAGGCCCATTTCGACGCCGTCCTGGACTTCAGCGGGAGCATGACCAGCCGGGTCATCATGCGGCTGACGGGAGCCCCTGTCCGTGCGGGCTTCGGGCAGTACCACCTGCCCCACTGCTACACCCACCTCGTGGGGAACCCCGCCCGCTACTTCCCCGGGGAAAAGCTCCACAACGTCCAGTTCCTCGCGGGGCTGCTCCGGGGCCTGGGCGTGGAACTCCCCTCCCCCCTCCCCCCGACGGAACTCCACGTCCCCGAACCGGCGCGGCGGTCCGCAGCGGACCGGCTGTCGGCGGCGGGGATCGGCGACGGGCCCCTCGTCCTCGTTCAGCCCACCGCCACGCTCGCGTCCAAGCAGTGGCCGCCCGAGCGCTTCGGGGAGGTCGTCCGGGGCCTGCACCGGGATCGACCCTGCCGGATCCTGCTGACCTGCGCACGCCACGAGGCGGGGATCGCCCGGGAGGTCGCCCGGGCAGCAGGCGAGGACCTCCCCGTCTTCGACGACATTTCCCTGCCCGAACTGGCCGCCCTGATGGAGCGCGCGTCCCTCTTCCTCGGCTGCGACAGCGGCCCCGCCCACATGGCCGCCGCCCTCGGCCGGCCCGTCTGCGTGATCTTCGGGTCGTCCAACCGCGACCTCTGGCACCCCTGGGGGGAGGGCCACGCGGTGATCAGCCTCGACCTCCCCTGCAACCCCTGCCCCGGCAAGCAGTGCCCCCAGCCCCGCCCCCTGGCCTGCATCCTCGACATCCCGGCGGAGAGGGTCCTCCGGGCCGTCATGGAATGGCTCCCACGGGGTTGA
- a CDS encoding GDP-mannose 4,6-dehydratase, translating to MNILITGGAGFIGSHLAEALLDAGDDVTALDNLSTGSVENVAHLEGNPRFRLVVGDVQDRFLTDKLMERCDRVYHLAAAVGVELIVKKPWETLATNIRGTEVVLEMACRYRKKVLITSTSEIYGKNTNIPLGEEDDRILGSPLKSRWAYSTSKAVDEMLAYYYWKDRQLPAVIVRLFNTVGPRQTGAYGMVIPRFVGQALRDEPITVYGDGSQTRCFLHVRDCVSALRALMEQPRALGEVHNVGSEEEVSIARLAERVIARTGSRSVLTYLSYSQAYEEGFEDMQRRVPDTTKIRNLIGFRPSRTLDDILDDVIAHFRERGDRAADRPRS from the coding sequence ATGAACATCCTGATCACCGGCGGCGCCGGATTCATCGGCTCACACCTGGCGGAAGCGCTCCTGGACGCGGGCGACGACGTCACGGCCCTGGACAACCTGTCCACCGGGAGCGTGGAGAATGTCGCCCACCTCGAGGGCAACCCCCGTTTCCGCCTGGTGGTGGGGGACGTGCAGGACCGCTTCCTCACCGACAAGCTCATGGAGCGCTGCGACCGGGTCTATCACCTGGCCGCGGCGGTGGGCGTCGAGTTGATCGTGAAGAAGCCCTGGGAAACCCTGGCCACCAACATCCGCGGCACGGAGGTGGTCCTGGAGATGGCCTGCCGTTACCGGAAAAAGGTACTCATCACCTCGACGTCGGAGATCTACGGCAAGAACACCAACATCCCCCTGGGGGAGGAGGACGACCGGATCCTGGGCTCGCCCCTGAAGAGCCGCTGGGCCTACTCCACCTCCAAGGCCGTGGACGAGATGCTGGCCTACTACTACTGGAAGGACCGGCAGCTTCCCGCCGTCATCGTCCGCTTGTTCAACACCGTGGGGCCTCGCCAGACGGGGGCGTATGGGATGGTCATCCCCCGTTTCGTCGGGCAGGCGCTCCGGGACGAGCCCATCACCGTCTACGGGGACGGCTCCCAGACCCGCTGCTTCCTCCACGTCCGGGACTGCGTGTCCGCGCTCCGGGCGCTGATGGAGCAACCGCGGGCCCTCGGGGAGGTCCACAACGTGGGGAGCGAGGAGGAAGTCTCCATCGCCCGGCTGGCGGAGCGGGTGATCGCCCGGACCGGGAGCCGCTCCGTGCTGACCTATCTCTCCTACAGCCAGGCCTACGAGGAAGGGTTCGAGGACATGCAGCGGCGCGTCCCGGACACCACGAAGATCCGCAACCTGATCGGGTTCAGGCCCAGCCGCACCCTGGACGACATCCTCGACGACGTGATCGCCCACTTCCGGGAACGCGGCGACCGGGCCGCAGACCGCCCCCGGTCCTGA
- a CDS encoding cupin domain-containing protein encodes MLRRILAEASGFGLETVEVDAGRPWGAFVRFSETSLAAFLSAYWETVDLPPTRGRRDPKILLMAPGEKLSLQYHNRRDEWWRVLEGPVAVSLGEDPTRLSEHVLPPGAVIHLPRAALHRAGSVGQSWGRIAEIWEHVVTGAPSDEDDIVRVQDDYGRRP; translated from the coding sequence ATGCTGCGACGAATACTGGCGGAGGCCTCCGGGTTTGGCCTGGAGACCGTCGAAGTGGACGCCGGACGCCCCTGGGGGGCTTTCGTCCGCTTCTCCGAGACCTCGCTCGCGGCTTTCCTCTCCGCGTACTGGGAAACCGTGGACCTGCCGCCCACCCGGGGGCGCCGCGACCCCAAGATCCTCCTGATGGCTCCCGGCGAGAAGCTGTCCCTCCAGTACCACAACCGCCGGGACGAGTGGTGGCGAGTCCTCGAGGGCCCGGTGGCGGTGAGCCTCGGAGAGGACCCCACCCGGCTGTCGGAGCACGTTCTCCCGCCGGGGGCCGTGATTCACCTGCCCCGCGCCGCCCTTCATCGCGCCGGTTCCGTGGGCCAGTCGTGGGGGCGGATCGCGGAGATCTGGGAGCACGTGGTCACCGGGGCCCCGTCCGACGAGGACGACATCGTCCGGGTGCAGGATGACTATGGGAGGAGGCCGTAG
- a CDS encoding PDZ domain-containing protein — MFSLLLKTCRRGPRRAGFFPAALVALSVFGAAVAGPAEETVFPVVPVRLIRTVADFRQPCPAGGAACNHPFRLENSILDNSESFFVRREAVLPGVLLDAPRRVVVIGLSWLWREFSGKNVDVRVLLPESEVPYVPIGIDERIGLMTAEPAQPQPAYPPTGIAVRMAPADQGSDTRWVCVPGENTFRICRARDDESHGLIHWEALSDQGTPPLMLPVFDSSGGFRGFCRPQPNPMAPPSEWPMIRRSQVERSVRKLLQVRGNIQSGYLGVFVEDILPRKAGQGVLVKGVTEGSPAQAAGMVPGDIILRINSDRVSSTREFIQVIQGMSPDTPVKLEAVRGGKSLHLETALARVPAVDAPSTPFLLPSEPAARSEGAAVTPASSVRFKARPSGKPSIGIFMSAPKAGDSPGARVSFVLPNSPAEQAGIRPGDLLLEIDGNLIQGPQDVSRIVAAARRGEPLTLLVSRAGAQLNVHAAPR; from the coding sequence ATGTTTTCCCTCCTTCTGAAGACCTGCCGGCGCGGCCCGCGGAGGGCGGGGTTTTTCCCCGCCGCCCTCGTCGCCCTGTCCGTCTTCGGGGCAGCCGTCGCCGGCCCCGCTGAAGAGACCGTCTTTCCGGTGGTCCCGGTCCGCCTGATCCGCACCGTCGCCGATTTCCGCCAACCGTGCCCCGCGGGCGGAGCGGCCTGCAACCACCCCTTCCGCCTCGAGAACTCCATCCTCGACAACTCGGAGTCCTTCTTCGTCCGGCGCGAGGCGGTGCTCCCGGGCGTCCTGCTCGACGCGCCCCGGCGGGTGGTGGTCATCGGCCTGTCGTGGCTCTGGCGCGAATTTTCGGGGAAGAACGTCGACGTCCGGGTCCTGCTCCCCGAATCCGAGGTCCCCTACGTCCCCATCGGCATCGACGAGCGGATCGGGTTGATGACGGCCGAGCCCGCCCAGCCGCAACCAGCCTACCCGCCGACGGGGATCGCGGTCCGGATGGCGCCGGCGGACCAGGGGTCCGACACCCGGTGGGTCTGTGTCCCGGGCGAGAACACCTTCCGGATCTGCCGGGCCCGTGACGACGAGTCTCACGGGTTGATTCACTGGGAAGCGCTGTCCGACCAGGGCACACCCCCGCTGATGCTCCCGGTGTTCGACAGTTCCGGGGGGTTCCGGGGTTTCTGCCGGCCTCAGCCCAACCCCATGGCCCCGCCTTCCGAGTGGCCGATGATCCGCCGGTCCCAGGTGGAGCGCAGTGTCCGGAAGTTGCTGCAGGTCCGGGGGAACATCCAGTCGGGGTACCTCGGCGTCTTCGTCGAGGACATCCTCCCCCGCAAGGCGGGTCAGGGCGTCCTCGTGAAAGGGGTCACCGAGGGGTCCCCGGCCCAGGCCGCCGGGATGGTCCCGGGAGACATCATCCTCCGGATCAACTCGGACCGGGTGTCCTCCACCCGCGAGTTCATCCAGGTCATCCAGGGGATGTCCCCCGACACCCCGGTCAAGCTCGAGGCCGTCCGCGGCGGGAAGTCCCTGCACCTGGAAACGGCCCTCGCCCGGGTCCCGGCCGTCGACGCCCCGTCCACCCCCTTCCTGCTGCCCTCGGAGCCGGCGGCCCGGAGCGAGGGGGCGGCCGTGACCCCCGCCTCGTCCGTCCGCTTCAAGGCGCGGCCGTCGGGCAAACCCTCCATCGGGATCTTCATGAGCGCCCCGAAGGCCGGGGACAGCCCCGGCGCCCGGGTGTCCTTTGTCCTGCCCAACTCCCCCGCCGAACAGGCGGGAATCCGGCCCGGCGACCTCCTCCTGGAGATCGACGGGAACCTCATCCAGGGCCCGCAGGACGTGTCGCGGATCGTGGCCGCCGCCCGGCGGGGCGAACCGCTCACCCTGCTCGTCTCCCGCGCCGGCGCCCAGCTGAACGTCCACGCCGCCCCCCGCTGA
- a CDS encoding sigma-70 family RNA polymerase sigma factor, which produces MKRLDQQATPTRNGALEDNALMLKARNGSEDAFYEIVSRYKNPMVNYLYRLLGNYDLAVDLSQDVFLKVYRNMERYDGNLKFSTWIYKIATNTAIDEMRRRKRRPALVLESETLRDGEEDSRNRIVEAEASGNPEEALLGGETARRLGAAIDSLDPQQKQIFILKEIAHMPLEEICKVTGIKVGTLKSKLFRARGYLKERLLPYFRGGEAV; this is translated from the coding sequence TTGAAACGATTGGATCAACAGGCGACGCCAACGCGGAACGGGGCGCTCGAAGACAACGCCCTCATGCTCAAGGCCCGGAACGGGTCGGAAGACGCTTTCTACGAGATCGTCTCCCGGTACAAGAACCCGATGGTGAACTACCTCTACCGACTCCTGGGCAACTACGACCTCGCGGTGGACCTGTCGCAGGACGTCTTTCTGAAGGTTTATCGGAACATGGAACGTTACGACGGCAACCTCAAATTCTCGACCTGGATCTACAAGATCGCCACCAACACGGCCATCGACGAAATGCGCAGGCGCAAGCGCCGCCCCGCCCTGGTGCTCGAGTCGGAGACGCTCCGGGACGGGGAGGAGGATTCCCGGAACCGCATCGTCGAGGCCGAGGCCTCCGGGAACCCCGAGGAAGCCCTTCTCGGCGGGGAGACCGCCCGCCGCCTGGGCGCCGCCATCGACTCCCTCGATCCCCAGCAGAAACAGATATTCATCCTCAAGGAGATTGCCCACATGCCCCTGGAGGAGATCTGCAAGGTGACGGGCATCAAGGTGGGGACCCTCAAGTCCAAGCTTTTCCGCGCCAGGGGTTACCTGAAGGAGCGGCTCCTTCCTTACTTCCGCGGAGGTGAGGCTGTATGA
- a CDS encoding glycosyltransferase family 4 protein codes for MTPVLDARTATPRFPGIGRYVVSLAAAMGRLVGDGAGAGAGVPAPRLLVDGGSATVLPDVGLERVRVASGPRSVSQQWEVRGALRRSGAGLFHATWFLTPWFPGVPLLAGIHDLIPLDFPEYFPFPKRALIRIAIAMAVRRAHTVLTISEASRQRLAHHFPGAAGKTVSIPLAAAPEFDPAAEARAGAVKEALGIDREYVLYVGSNKPHKNLALLFDGWKEALRRDPGLGGRFVLVVTGRMDPRYPGAETDPVRRELAGRVVFTGPAADELLPALYAGAAVFVFPSRQEGFGLPVLEAMACGTPVICGNASSLPEVAADAALLVPADEPRVLAEALLALLGDPERRVSMRARSLRQAARFSWETTARRTLELYRAILSGRPGPGQCVSR; via the coding sequence ATGACCCCCGTCCTGGACGCCCGCACCGCCACCCCCCGGTTCCCCGGCATCGGGCGCTACGTCGTGTCCCTGGCCGCCGCCATGGGTCGATTGGTGGGGGACGGGGCGGGGGCGGGCGCCGGGGTCCCGGCCCCTCGCCTCCTGGTGGACGGCGGGTCGGCCACGGTCTTGCCGGACGTTGGGCTGGAGCGGGTCCGGGTGGCGTCGGGACCCCGTTCGGTCTCCCAGCAGTGGGAGGTCCGCGGGGCTTTGCGGCGGTCGGGGGCGGGCCTGTTCCACGCCACCTGGTTCCTGACGCCCTGGTTCCCCGGCGTCCCCCTGCTGGCCGGCATCCACGATCTCATCCCCCTCGATTTCCCGGAGTATTTCCCCTTCCCGAAGCGGGCGCTGATCCGTATCGCCATCGCCATGGCCGTCCGGCGCGCCCACACCGTGCTGACCATCTCCGAGGCCTCCCGGCAGCGGCTGGCGCACCACTTCCCGGGGGCCGCCGGGAAGACGGTGTCCATCCCCCTGGCGGCGGCGCCGGAATTCGACCCGGCCGCGGAAGCGCGCGCCGGGGCCGTGAAGGAGGCACTGGGGATCGACCGGGAGTACGTGCTCTACGTGGGGAGCAACAAGCCGCACAAGAACCTGGCGCTCCTCTTCGACGGCTGGAAGGAGGCCCTCCGGCGGGACCCCGGGCTCGGCGGGCGGTTCGTTCTTGTGGTGACCGGGCGAATGGACCCGCGCTACCCCGGCGCCGAAACGGACCCCGTGCGGCGGGAACTGGCGGGGAGGGTCGTCTTCACCGGTCCGGCCGCCGACGAGCTTCTGCCGGCGCTCTACGCCGGGGCGGCCGTGTTCGTGTTTCCCTCCCGCCAGGAGGGTTTCGGGCTTCCTGTGCTGGAAGCCATGGCCTGCGGGACGCCGGTGATCTGCGGGAATGCCTCCAGCCTCCCGGAGGTGGCGGCCGACGCGGCGCTCCTCGTCCCCGCCGACGAGCCGAGGGTGCTGGCGGAGGCCCTGCTCGCCCTCCTCGGGGACCCCGAACGCCGGGTGTCCATGCGCGCGCGCTCCCTGCGACAGGCCGCCCGCTTCTCCTGGGAGACGACGGCGCGCCGCACCCTCGAACTTTACCGGGCAATCCTCTCGGGGCGGCCCGGCCCCGGTCAGTGCGTCAGCAGGTAG
- a CDS encoding diguanylate cyclase yields MNRAVLTGSFVVLLVAWCIAGKEFEHLGSAQGLSHGITYGCVQDFRGFIWIATENGLDCWDGYRFSPYQADPDNPDSPSENNIGVILHSREGEIWFGTWGGGVNRLNLGTGRFAVYRNRPGDPSSLGDDRVQALHQDRTGTIWVGTYSRGLSRFEPTSGTFRHFDSRAAAPGRLSHDRVWSIAEAPDGTLWVGTGNGLNRLDPSTGRIVSYFHDPANPRSIPHAVVRKVFFDRAGRLWIGTEAGLGLFEPAAGAYLPLPLASPAGPDTVIRVNTLLEDPSGNLWIGTSGMGLFRYTFTGGAVEHFTYDPADPRGLSHNDIRSLFVDRSQNLWVCTRGGGINLLDLKPERFRKVTYNPRNPSGLSDGNVRNLYLDRGGTLWVGTEDGLNRSADDGQSFVHFKPREGDGASISYNRVRAVCEGRDGTVWVATLGGGLNALDPVTGKFRRFRSNPAAAGSLSHDRVNAVLVDSSGTVWAGTDEGLNRLNPDGQTFTRYLADPGRPGSLSGNYVTALFQDRSGTIFVGTEKGLNLMDSKTGDFRVYLNREGDPASLSHDRVTCFQEDPRGAVWVGTMGGLNRFDPETGTFFRYSQGDGLPCSHIAGILFDRAGNLWVSTAQGLARLSRAGGRFRAYDVNDGLPGNEFFDGSCMATADGRLWFGCTKGLIVFNPDRVRDNPNVPPVVLTSFSLFDKEVHSGLRLQGIRELDIPWQNNFFSFEFAALDFTRPSKNLYAYKLEGFDADWVQCGNRRFASYTNLDGGEYVFTVKGSNNDGVWNEKGVSIRIRVQTKPWKTWWAYLLYALAGIGLVWAWAAFRTRAHRREITRQRLLVENLRRVDELKDEFLTNTSHELRAPINGMIGIVDGLLGGAAGPLSAQANGSLTLVSYSARRLFHMVQDILDFSKLRNRDITITPKPLDLQQVAEVVRFLCRPLFIGKNVTLSNTVHSDLPAVDADEIRLQQILVRLVENAAKHTECGAVTLSAELRGVQVEVSVTDTGKGIPPSRVDELQRFFSTPDAEVPPNALGLGITRYLVDLHGGRMSLESTPGKGSRFRFTLPVSRSEGERGSGISAATEFVEQLPAADAALLDVVLPTTDIPADAFRVLVVDDEVVTLQVLVHQLTLLRFAVTPVRNGVEALERVAMGEEFDLVITDTVMPRMSGFELCRKLREKYSMFEVPVIMLTEKNQPREILAGFEAGANDYLAKPFDRKEMESRVRTLLSLKQAVQRAIVNARHLESEHQQRVLAETLRDMTRALTSTLNTQEVLTRLLENMRYFVRFESGLALYREEGMNFRALAAFGEPLPREGEALSSALLNTAAMKTVTETRQLLRVDDLADSPRFRDGIDPGEVRSLLGVPLLCRGELQGIIVLKSTVPGAFSGVEADMAFTVAGQAGIAVENSKMFTEIKRMAVTDALTGLTNRRHFFDLAEAEFQRSRRYERPLAVIMADIDHFKQVNDTWGHSAGDEALREVAGRFQSGIRRVDLVGRYGGEEFVFLLPESDLDAAMAVAERIRVSVAEPAVTLSTGEALRLTVSLGVAALREGIASLQQLLDVADGALFVSKHSGRDRVTAAEGGESGEDAGSAE; encoded by the coding sequence ATGAACCGAGCGGTGTTGACGGGTTCGTTTGTGGTGCTTCTCGTGGCCTGGTGCATCGCCGGAAAGGAATTCGAGCACCTCGGCTCGGCCCAGGGACTTTCCCACGGGATCACCTACGGTTGCGTCCAGGATTTTCGGGGCTTCATCTGGATCGCCACCGAGAACGGGCTCGACTGCTGGGACGGGTACCGTTTCTCCCCCTACCAGGCCGACCCCGACAACCCCGACTCGCCCTCCGAAAACAACATCGGCGTGATCCTCCACAGCCGGGAGGGGGAGATCTGGTTCGGGACCTGGGGCGGCGGGGTCAACCGGCTGAACCTTGGCACCGGCCGGTTCGCGGTGTACCGGAACCGCCCCGGTGACCCGTCCTCCCTGGGTGACGACCGCGTGCAGGCGCTGCACCAGGACCGCACGGGAACGATCTGGGTCGGGACTTACAGCCGGGGCCTCAGCCGTTTCGAGCCGACCTCCGGGACGTTCCGGCACTTCGACTCCCGGGCGGCGGCCCCGGGCAGGCTGAGCCACGACCGCGTCTGGAGCATCGCGGAAGCCCCGGACGGCACCCTGTGGGTCGGGACGGGGAACGGGCTGAACCGGCTCGACCCGTCCACGGGCCGGATCGTGTCCTACTTTCACGACCCCGCGAACCCCCGGTCCATCCCCCACGCGGTGGTGCGAAAGGTCTTTTTCGACCGGGCGGGCCGGCTGTGGATCGGCACGGAAGCGGGCCTGGGACTGTTCGAGCCCGCTGCGGGCGCCTACCTGCCCCTCCCGCTGGCATCGCCGGCGGGACCGGACACGGTGATCCGCGTGAACACCCTTCTCGAGGACCCGTCGGGAAACCTCTGGATCGGCACCAGCGGGATGGGCCTTTTCCGGTACACCTTCACCGGGGGCGCCGTCGAGCACTTCACCTACGACCCCGCCGATCCCCGCGGGCTCAGCCACAACGACATCCGAAGCCTTTTCGTGGACCGTTCCCAGAACCTGTGGGTCTGCACCCGCGGGGGTGGCATCAACCTGCTGGACCTCAAGCCGGAGCGCTTCCGGAAGGTGACGTACAACCCCCGGAACCCTTCCGGACTCAGTGACGGAAACGTGCGGAACCTCTACCTCGATCGCGGCGGAACGCTCTGGGTCGGGACGGAGGACGGACTCAACCGTTCGGCGGACGACGGCCAGAGCTTCGTTCACTTCAAGCCCCGGGAGGGTGACGGCGCCTCGATTTCGTACAACCGGGTCCGGGCCGTCTGCGAAGGGAGGGACGGCACGGTCTGGGTCGCCACCCTGGGCGGCGGCCTGAACGCGTTGGACCCCGTCACCGGGAAGTTCCGACGCTTCCGGTCGAACCCCGCGGCCGCCGGGAGCCTGAGCCACGACCGGGTGAACGCCGTTCTCGTCGACTCCTCGGGGACGGTCTGGGCGGGAACGGACGAAGGGCTGAACCGGCTGAACCCGGACGGGCAGACCTTCACCCGCTACCTCGCCGATCCCGGGCGCCCCGGGAGCCTCAGCGGCAACTACGTGACCGCCCTCTTCCAGGACCGCTCGGGGACGATCTTCGTGGGGACCGAGAAGGGGTTGAACCTCATGGACTCCAAGACGGGCGACTTCCGGGTCTACCTGAACCGGGAGGGCGATCCCGCCAGCCTGAGCCACGACCGCGTGACCTGTTTCCAGGAAGACCCCCGGGGCGCGGTCTGGGTCGGCACCATGGGGGGCCTCAACCGCTTCGATCCCGAAACGGGGACCTTCTTCCGGTATTCCCAGGGGGACGGCCTGCCGTGTTCGCACATCGCCGGGATCCTGTTCGACCGGGCCGGGAACCTCTGGGTCTCCACCGCCCAGGGCCTCGCGCGCCTGTCCCGCGCGGGGGGGCGTTTCCGGGCCTACGACGTGAACGACGGGCTCCCCGGCAACGAGTTCTTCGACGGGTCCTGCATGGCCACCGCCGACGGGCGGCTCTGGTTCGGCTGCACGAAAGGCCTGATCGTGTTCAACCCCGACCGGGTCCGCGACAACCCCAACGTCCCCCCGGTGGTGCTGACCTCGTTCAGCCTGTTCGACAAGGAAGTCCACTCCGGCCTTCGGCTGCAGGGCATCCGGGAGTTGGATATCCCCTGGCAGAACAACTTCTTCTCCTTCGAGTTCGCCGCCCTCGATTTCACCCGGCCGTCGAAGAACCTTTACGCCTACAAGCTGGAAGGGTTCGACGCGGACTGGGTCCAGTGCGGCAACCGCCGTTTCGCCAGCTACACGAACCTCGACGGCGGGGAGTACGTCTTCACCGTGAAGGGCTCAAACAACGACGGGGTCTGGAACGAGAAAGGCGTTTCCATCCGCATCCGGGTACAGACCAAGCCCTGGAAGACCTGGTGGGCCTACCTCCTCTACGCTCTCGCGGGCATCGGCCTCGTCTGGGCCTGGGCCGCTTTCCGCACCCGCGCCCACCGCCGCGAGATCACCCGCCAGCGCCTCCTCGTGGAAAACCTGCGCCGCGTCGACGAGTTGAAGGACGAGTTCCTGACCAACACCTCCCACGAACTCCGCGCGCCCATCAACGGGATGATCGGCATCGTGGACGGGCTTCTGGGCGGTGCGGCGGGCCCCCTCAGCGCGCAGGCGAACGGGAGCCTGACATTGGTTTCCTACAGCGCGCGACGGCTCTTCCACATGGTCCAGGACATCCTGGACTTTTCCAAGCTCCGCAACCGGGACATCACCATCACCCCCAAGCCCCTCGACCTTCAACAGGTCGCCGAGGTCGTCCGCTTCCTCTGCCGCCCGCTCTTCATCGGGAAGAACGTGACCCTGTCCAACACGGTCCACTCCGACCTGCCCGCCGTCGACGCCGACGAGATCCGCCTTCAGCAGATCCTCGTCCGTCTCGTGGAAAACGCGGCGAAGCACACGGAGTGCGGGGCGGTGACCTTGTCGGCCGAGCTCAGGGGCGTCCAGGTGGAAGTCTCGGTGACGGACACGGGGAAGGGGATCCCCCCCAGCCGGGTGGACGAACTGCAGCGATTCTTCTCGACCCCTGACGCGGAAGTCCCGCCGAATGCCCTCGGCCTCGGCATCACCCGGTACCTGGTGGACCTGCACGGGGGGAGGATGTCCCTGGAATCGACGCCGGGGAAGGGATCCCGCTTCCGTTTCACCCTCCCGGTGAGCCGTTCCGAGGGGGAGCGGGGCTCGGGCATCTCCGCCGCCACCGAGTTCGTCGAGCAGCTCCCCGCGGCGGACGCCGCGCTCCTGGACGTCGTGTTGCCCACCACGGACATCCCGGCGGACGCCTTCCGGGTCCTGGTGGTGGATGACGAGGTCGTCACCCTCCAGGTCCTGGTCCACCAGCTCACCCTTCTCCGCTTCGCGGTGACCCCCGTCCGGAACGGGGTCGAGGCGCTGGAGCGGGTCGCGATGGGGGAGGAGTTCGACCTGGTCATCACCGACACGGTGATGCCGAGGATGTCGGGCTTCGAGCTGTGCCGGAAACTCCGGGAGAAGTACTCGATGTTCGAAGTGCCCGTCATCATGCTGACCGAGAAGAACCAGCCGAGGGAGATCCTGGCGGGTTTCGAGGCGGGGGCGAACGACTACCTGGCGAAACCTTTCGACAGGAAGGAGATGGAGTCTCGCGTCCGGACGCTCCTCTCCCTGAAGCAGGCCGTGCAGCGGGCCATCGTCAACGCCCGCCACCTGGAATCCGAACACCAGCAGCGGGTGCTGGCCGAGACGCTCCGGGACATGACCCGGGCCCTGACCTCGACCCTCAATACCCAGGAGGTCCTGACGCGCCTGCTCGAGAACATGCGCTATTTCGTCCGGTTCGAGTCGGGGCTGGCGCTCTACCGGGAGGAGGGGATGAACTTCAGGGCGCTGGCCGCCTTCGGCGAGCCGCTCCCCCGGGAGGGCGAGGCCCTGTCGAGCGCCCTCCTGAACACGGCCGCCATGAAAACGGTGACCGAGACCCGCCAACTCCTGCGGGTGGACGACCTGGCCGACTCCCCCCGGTTCCGGGATGGGATCGATCCGGGGGAGGTCCGTTCCTTGTTGGGTGTGCCCCTCCTGTGCCGGGGAGAACTCCAGGGCATCATCGTCCTGAAGAGCACGGTCCCCGGGGCATTCTCCGGGGTGGAGGCGGACATGGCCTTCACCGTGGCGGGCCAGGCCGGGATCGCCGTCGAAAATTCCAAGATGTTCACGGAAATCAAGCGGATGGCGGTGACCGACGCGTTGACGGGGTTGACCAACCGCCGCCATTTCTTCGACCTGGCGGAAGCCGAGTTCCAGCGGAGCCGGCGCTACGAGCGGCCCCTGGCCGTCATCATGGCCGATATCGACCACTTCAAGCAGGTCAACGACACCTGGGGACACTCGGCCGGTGACGAGGCGTTGCGGGAGGTGGCGGGCCGCTTCCAGTCCGGCATCCGGCGGGTGGACCTCGTCGGCCGCTACGGGGGGGAGGAGTTCGTGTTTCTCCTGCCCGAGTCCGACCTCGACGCGGCGATGGCGGTCGCGGAGCGGATCCGGGTTTCCGTCGCCGAGCCCGCCGTGACCCTCTCGACCGGCGAGGCCCTCCGGTTGACCGTGAGCCTGGGTGTCGCGGCCCTCCGGGAGGGCATCGCGTCCCTGCAGCAACTCCTCGACGTCGCCGACGGCGCCCTCTTCGTCTCGAAGCATTCCGGGCGGGACCGCGTCACGGCCGCGGAGGGGGGCGAGAGCGGCGAGGACGCCGGCAGCGCCGAGTGA